Proteins encoded in a region of the Dendropsophus ebraccatus isolate aDenEbr1 chromosome 11, aDenEbr1.pat, whole genome shotgun sequence genome:
- the IGSF11 gene encoding immunoglobulin superfamily member 11 isoform X2, whose product MMDKDNIQVARGQSAALLCTFTTSAALTNLNIIWTVTPLSNANQPEQIIIYQGGQVFTTAVQFQGRVGFMQTMPSTNASIYINNTQLSDTGTYQCMVNNFPDRALRNIGVVGFTVLVPPSEPLCNIQGSLDIGSDVTLTCSSEEGIPRPTYLWEKVDNNPYLPASVTQDQFQGTILLKNISTASSGRYQCVSSNLMGARTCLLDLQVVAPQHQSMGLIAGAIAGGVLVLVICIVVVVVGLFYWRNKHKEEEDEIPNEIREDDLPPKCSLSTKVFHPDASSSEHDTLTSTNTNTYNGHYWNSSKSNFNTGSYVHYNCNGCRQPSARSVTGHPRPTYANGGQPSGPPKTLVVTANTAPSPKTGGRSNGTVGRKAKPSQTRSYAVSQATLERIGAVPVMIPAQSRAGSLV is encoded by the exons ATGATGGACAAGGATAATATCCAGGTGGCCCGTGGCCAGTCTGCAGCACTATTATGCACCTTCACCACAAGTGCAGCGCTCACCAACCTCAACATCATCTGGACTGTCACCCCCCTGTCCAACGCCAACCAACCCGAGCAG ATCATTATATATCAGGGCGGCCAGGTTTTCACCACGGCGGTGCAGTTCCAAGGGCGAGTGGGGTTTATGCAAACCATGCCGAGCACCAACGCTTCAATCTACATCAATAACACTCAGCTGTCCGATACCGGGACCTACCAGTGTATGGTCAACAACTTCCCGGACCGAGCGCTGCGCAATATCGGAGTAGTGGGATTTACCGTTTTAG TGCCTCCCTCTGAACCCCTCTGCAACATTCAGGGATCTCTGGATATCGGGAGTGATGTGACTCTGACCTGCAGCTCGGAGGAAGGCATTCCCAGGCCCACGTACTTGTGGGAGAAGGTGGACAACAATCCGTACCTTCCAGCGTCAGTAACACAAG ACCAGTTTCAAGGTACAATCTTACTGAAGAACATAAGCACTGCATCCTCAGGGCGATATCAGTGTGTGTCATCCAATCTCATGGGTGCTCGGACCTGCCTTCTAGACCTGCAAGTAGTCGCTC CTCAGCACCAGAGCATGGGTCTTATAGCCGGAGCCATCGCCGGGGGAGTGTTAGTGCTGGTCATCTGTATAGTTGTGGTGGTTGTTGGGTTGTTCTACTGGAGGAACAAGCACaaggaagaggaagatgaaatCCCTAATGAGATAAG AGAGGATGATCTTCCCCCAAAGTGCTCATTGTCTACCAAAGTCTTTCACCCTGATGCCTCCTCCTCTGAGCATGACACATTAACGTCCACCAACACGAACACCTACAATGGCCACTACTGGAATAGTTCCAAGTCCAATTTCAACACCGGTTCCTATGTTCATTACAACTGCAACGGTTGCCGCCAACCCTCTGCCCGTTCAGTAACAGGTCACCCTAGACCGACATATGCTAATGGTGGACAGCCTTCTGGTCCTCCAAAGACATTGGTGGTGACAGCTAACACAGCCCCTTCTCCAAAGACTGGAGGTAGAAGCAACGGCACGGTTGGCAGAAAAGCCAAGCCGTCTCAAACTAGGTCGTACGCTGTTAGCCAGGCCACGTTGGAGAGGATAGGAGCTGTACCAGTCATGATACCAGCCCAGAGTAGAGCGGGGTCATTAGTATAG
- the IGSF11 gene encoding immunoglobulin superfamily member 11 isoform X1, whose product MRRRTGPWGICLVLGAVTALRGFVTALQVMMDKDNIQVARGQSAALLCTFTTSAALTNLNIIWTVTPLSNANQPEQIIIYQGGQVFTTAVQFQGRVGFMQTMPSTNASIYINNTQLSDTGTYQCMVNNFPDRALRNIGVVGFTVLVPPSEPLCNIQGSLDIGSDVTLTCSSEEGIPRPTYLWEKVDNNPYLPASVTQDQFQGTILLKNISTASSGRYQCVSSNLMGARTCLLDLQVVAPQHQSMGLIAGAIAGGVLVLVICIVVVVVGLFYWRNKHKEEEDEIPNEIREDDLPPKCSLSTKVFHPDASSSEHDTLTSTNTNTYNGHYWNSSKSNFNTGSYVHYNCNGCRQPSARSVTGHPRPTYANGGQPSGPPKTLVVTANTAPSPKTGGRSNGTVGRKAKPSQTRSYAVSQATLERIGAVPVMIPAQSRAGSLV is encoded by the exons GTTTTGTGACCGCCCTGCAGGTGATGATGGACAAGGATAATATCCAGGTGGCCCGTGGCCAGTCTGCAGCACTATTATGCACCTTCACCACAAGTGCAGCGCTCACCAACCTCAACATCATCTGGACTGTCACCCCCCTGTCCAACGCCAACCAACCCGAGCAG ATCATTATATATCAGGGCGGCCAGGTTTTCACCACGGCGGTGCAGTTCCAAGGGCGAGTGGGGTTTATGCAAACCATGCCGAGCACCAACGCTTCAATCTACATCAATAACACTCAGCTGTCCGATACCGGGACCTACCAGTGTATGGTCAACAACTTCCCGGACCGAGCGCTGCGCAATATCGGAGTAGTGGGATTTACCGTTTTAG TGCCTCCCTCTGAACCCCTCTGCAACATTCAGGGATCTCTGGATATCGGGAGTGATGTGACTCTGACCTGCAGCTCGGAGGAAGGCATTCCCAGGCCCACGTACTTGTGGGAGAAGGTGGACAACAATCCGTACCTTCCAGCGTCAGTAACACAAG ACCAGTTTCAAGGTACAATCTTACTGAAGAACATAAGCACTGCATCCTCAGGGCGATATCAGTGTGTGTCATCCAATCTCATGGGTGCTCGGACCTGCCTTCTAGACCTGCAAGTAGTCGCTC CTCAGCACCAGAGCATGGGTCTTATAGCCGGAGCCATCGCCGGGGGAGTGTTAGTGCTGGTCATCTGTATAGTTGTGGTGGTTGTTGGGTTGTTCTACTGGAGGAACAAGCACaaggaagaggaagatgaaatCCCTAATGAGATAAG AGAGGATGATCTTCCCCCAAAGTGCTCATTGTCTACCAAAGTCTTTCACCCTGATGCCTCCTCCTCTGAGCATGACACATTAACGTCCACCAACACGAACACCTACAATGGCCACTACTGGAATAGTTCCAAGTCCAATTTCAACACCGGTTCCTATGTTCATTACAACTGCAACGGTTGCCGCCAACCCTCTGCCCGTTCAGTAACAGGTCACCCTAGACCGACATATGCTAATGGTGGACAGCCTTCTGGTCCTCCAAAGACATTGGTGGTGACAGCTAACACAGCCCCTTCTCCAAAGACTGGAGGTAGAAGCAACGGCACGGTTGGCAGAAAAGCCAAGCCGTCTCAAACTAGGTCGTACGCTGTTAGCCAGGCCACGTTGGAGAGGATAGGAGCTGTACCAGTCATGATACCAGCCCAGAGTAGAGCGGGGTCATTAGTATAG